CCATCAGACACTGCctaccttattctttttaattttagcacagTATTCCAAAGTTTGGATAACTGTAATCTTTTAAACTATCAGCCAcgatttcttgtttattttctttaattttcttttcacttcctgCCTTTTATTTGATtggttctacttttttttctccagtgtttAGAACTTATGCATGGTATTTGCCTTGCCTAATTGACATTTTAGTCAGGATCTGTATTTTGCTGCCTACCTAACCCTGAGGACAAGATGAGACTCTGCATGCTTTTACTGCTCACCtatgtcttcattttcttaaaatcattTGAAGTCTTAGGTCTAGATCTGTGCTGTCTGATATGGTCACACTAGACACACGGAGCTATTgaacacttaaaatgtggctgGTCTGAGTTGAGATGTgctttaagtataaaatacatgctggatttcaaagacttagtatgaagaaaaataaatatattattaataattttagagTCATTATATTTTGATTATGTTACTGATTCTCATGTGGAATCAGCATTGAGAACAACAGATGGCTTTAAAATACACgacagaagaggaaatgagaaCCTCTTATTAATAGCAAACATGTCTATATTGTCCAAACCAGAGCAAGAGTGAATAcgtatttaccttttaaaaataggtctaaaaaaaaaaaaaactaaaacacgcTATATCCATAGacctgttggttggttggttagaGCTTGTTTGTGCTCAGGAATAGAAGATATAAGAAGTCTgcaacagctttttaaaatgatttaacattatgaagagtggcccccacttgccgcaactagagaaagccctcgcacagaaaagaagacccaacacagccataaaataaataaataaataaataaataaataaataaaataagcaaatatggttaagaaaaatatatttttaaaaaatgatttaacatTCAATTCTAGTCTCTTGCTGCAGCAACGTGGGTAGGAGCACTGGGGCTGTGGGCTTGGAGCAGAACTTCTCGGATTGCTTTAAGAAAATGGCAGATAAGCAGGACATGGGGCAAATCACCAGCTTCAATAAGGCCAAGCTGAAGAAGACGGAGGCACAGGAGAAGAACACCCTGCTGACCAAAGAGACCATCGAGCAGGAGAAGCAAGCAAAGTGAAATTTACTAAGAACCTGGAGGATCCTCCACTCCCATTGTCTTGGAGACCCTAGCTGTGACGTGGAGGAAGCGCCACCTGCAAGACGGACATGAGTGACAAGCTGCACTGTGAACCCAGGCACTCCTTGCTGATGCCACGAGCCCATGGGTCTCTGAGGGGACCCTCCAATTGGACTGCCAAATTCTCCAGTTTGCCCTGGAATACTATAGAAAATTATTTGTatgattaatgaaaataaaacacacctCGTGGcatggcaaaacaaaaacaaaagcaaaaaaacaaacaaaaaaacccattaaattCTAACCCATAGCAAAGATGAGCTCACGGAAACCTGGCCCCTTCTGACTTTTATAACCATGACTTTGGTCACAAGATTTCAAACCTTGAAGAAGATTGTTTTTTAGGAAGATGTCTCCTCCTCTCTGTCCATTCAATTGAAGCTGCTAGAAGAGTGAGGACGCTTGAGGTGAAAGGTTTTATAGCTTGAAGACCAAGTGTTAATAAAACCTAACACAAACCCAGTATTCAGAACATGcttagacaaacaaaaaaaatttagacTCTAATTTTCAAGTGCTTGTAATTTTTTTGGAGGGAGGGGTCGGTGAAGAGGAGTGCTATAGTAACTGTAATCATCAAAGAGGATTTAATAAAGATCACTTGTTTATGTGCTAAGAGTTTGCACAAACTAACTAACACCCCTTAGAGATGACAGAAGTGCTGGAACTCAGCCCTCAGTACTACAATGAGCTAGAAACCCAATCACCTACAGGACTGGGACAAATAATATACTGGTAATGACAAATGACATACTGGTAATGAAATGTGTTGACAAAGAAAATCACACAATGTAAAAGttatgagttaagttttatttggggactttactgaggactatagcctgagagacagcctctcagatagctcagAGGAACTCCAAGAGGtaaagggaggagccaggagatATATGAACCTTTTTGTTGGGAAAAAACCTGTAGTCAAGCATCAAAAGAGTattgctaatcacaaagaacagagatagctcaagttaatgattttagtgcttttctatgtatgggaagatgcaacaaTCTGGGGTCACTTGAAATTTTTCCATAGATATTCATCTTAAATACCTAAGGGCCAGTATATCCAAAGCACAGAAAGTttgctgtttttctccatcctgaatttccCTCAGAGGGCACCGTCAGCGGGCAATTGCAGTGGCTGATCgcttgatccttgtagaactggaatggcaggtaacatttttttttctttacaaattcaACAACAGTTAATTAAACCGTGTAGTATTGAtcactgtgttttaaaaattgcattcacTAAAGGCCTCTCTACTTGACCATTTTCCCTAAATTCCAATAGCCACTTTCCAGTTTACTGCAAATACATGAGTAGGACTGTGTTTTGCAGCTTAGCATTGAAACCATGCCCCATAGTTAACAGAAGCTGATAACTAATAGAAATGCTTGAATTTGTCTTACAGAACAACAGATAAGGGAACAGATTATTAAAACCCTTTTGCTTGTAAAAATATCTTCATTGATTaaggtttgggatttttttttttctttgtttcctctctttAATTGCATCCCTTCCCAGCTTCACGCAGCCCAGGGGTTTTACAGGAACTTGGAGTCTGCTCCTGCCCAGTGCAGGCTGGCTAGGGGCTGGTTGGGACCACCGACCCTAAACCTGGGCCTGTGCAGATGTCCAGTAAATGGCCTTTTGATGTCAGAGGGCCGGAAAACTCCACTCTCAGATCATGCTAAGCACCTCCATTCTGAATATGCAGAAGCATGTAACCCAGATGCACATGCACAGAGCATCAATTACCTCACCTTTTAACCTGcctccaatcacctttccccagaCTAAGACCACCTGCTTATCCCTAAAATATCCCAATCCCCTTGCCTTCAGGGAGGCGGATCTGAGACTTGTTCTCCTGTCTCCtcacttggctgccttgtgaataaactcTTTCTGGGCTGGAAACTTTGGTGTCTCAGCGTTTGgcttgctgtgtgtcaggcaaACTGACGTGGTTCGGTAACAGTATCAAGAGCA
This genomic window from Eubalaena glacialis isolate mEubGla1 chromosome 8, mEubGla1.1.hap2.+ XY, whole genome shotgun sequence contains:
- the LOC133096295 gene encoding thymosin beta-10-like, which encodes MADKQDMGQITSFNKAKLKKTEAQEKNTLLTKETIEQEKQAK